From Paenibacillus sp. GP183, one genomic window encodes:
- a CDS encoding trypsin-like peptidase domain-containing protein, with amino-acid sequence MTEEFKEIVNHDASQVIEISQNPQRTSISKIFTSFMAGAVIVGSLMFTSDKLNLFSGGTSGLLSSNASNVTSAANGSVQTASLNNSGTNSITQIAKQASPAVVKIETKAKTTNRQSSSLQTSGIGSGFIFDASGYILTNEHVINGADEIDVYVQGYDQPFKATLLGSSYSLDLAVLKIVNDKPFPALPIGNSDNAQVGDWVVAIGNPYDFDYSVTAGVLSAKERTISIDDKQGVKNYQHLIQTDTAINPGNSGGPLLNLNGEVIGINTAINANAQGMGFAVPTTTINSVLDKLKNNQTIA; translated from the coding sequence ATGACAGAAGAATTCAAAGAAATAGTCAATCATGATGCGAGTCAGGTCATAGAAATTTCACAGAATCCCCAAAGAACATCAATTAGTAAAATCTTTACATCCTTCATGGCTGGAGCTGTGATCGTTGGAAGCTTGATGTTTACTTCCGATAAACTCAATTTATTTAGCGGTGGAACCAGCGGTCTGCTTTCATCCAACGCTTCCAATGTCACATCCGCTGCAAATGGAAGCGTACAGACTGCCTCGCTTAACAATTCGGGGACAAACAGCATAACCCAAATTGCCAAACAGGCCAGCCCGGCCGTAGTCAAGATTGAGACAAAAGCGAAAACAACAAATAGACAAAGCAGCAGTCTGCAGACTAGCGGGATTGGATCCGGATTTATATTCGACGCCTCAGGATATATTCTGACTAATGAGCACGTCATTAATGGAGCCGATGAGATCGACGTTTATGTACAAGGCTATGACCAACCATTTAAGGCTACATTGCTTGGCAGCAGCTATAGTCTTGACTTGGCAGTGCTTAAAATTGTGAATGACAAACCATTCCCGGCCCTGCCAATCGGTAATTCAGACAATGCTCAGGTCGGAGATTGGGTCGTTGCCATTGGAAATCCTTATGACTTCGACTATTCGGTAACGGCCGGGGTCCTGAGCGCCAAAGAGCGTACGATTAGTATTGATGACAAGCAAGGTGTTAAAAATTATCAACATTTGATCCAGACGGATACCGCAATCAATCCCGGTAATTCCGGAGGTCCCCTGTTAAACTTAAATGGTGAGGTGATTGGCATCAACACAGCCATAAATGCAAATGCACAAGGCATGGGCTTCGCCGTTCCCACCACAACCATTAATTCAGTTTTGGATAAATTGAAAAATAACCAAACAATCGCTTAA
- a CDS encoding PspA/IM30 family protein, whose protein sequence is MGILKRIKHIAVADVHNFLDTFEDPVSMVKQYLRDLEEQFGKAQQALSNQLIIEKRYESLISHEEEAVAKRTRQANLAVDHGEEAIALLALQEKINHEDRLLIYREQQQAVKQQTEQLTEDLKRLAELYNDLEHRKQYLLSRANAAKAIQHINTALHPFHINPIERGFARMEEKIWHMDTGAQVGRQANRILHEASMVKAQERISESAKRELEKLKSERNQA, encoded by the coding sequence ATGGGAATTTTAAAAAGAATTAAACATATAGCCGTAGCGGACGTTCACAATTTTTTGGATACCTTTGAGGATCCAGTCAGTATGGTCAAACAATATTTACGTGATTTGGAAGAACAGTTTGGTAAAGCCCAGCAAGCATTGTCCAATCAACTGATCATTGAAAAAAGATACGAATCGCTCATTTCTCATGAGGAGGAGGCTGTCGCAAAAAGAACCCGTCAGGCTAATCTTGCTGTAGACCATGGTGAGGAAGCTATCGCACTCTTGGCGCTTCAGGAAAAGATCAACCACGAAGACAGGCTTCTTATTTATCGAGAGCAACAACAGGCGGTAAAACAGCAAACGGAACAATTAACAGAAGATTTAAAACGTTTAGCTGAACTCTACAATGATCTTGAACATAGAAAGCAGTATTTACTATCCAGAGCAAATGCGGCTAAAGCCATTCAACATATAAATACAGCTCTTCATCCATTTCATATAAACCCCATTGAAAGAGGTTTTGCAAGGATGGAGGAAAAGATCTGGCACATGGATACAGGAGCACAAGTTGGCCGGCAGGCAAACCGGATTTTGCACGAAGCTTCAATGGTCAAAGCTCAGGAACGGATCAGCGAAAGTGCAAAAAGAGAACTAGAAAAGCTAAAATCTGAAAGAAACCAAGCATGA
- a CDS encoding transposase, which produces MVHVKYKQFDQLSFADIEVYSVLPEHPIWSRAEELLDFSFADQICAPLYASRGARPYAPSLKLKLHIVQRYYNLSDRQLEERVIGDLFIKRFLGLPVRFIGFDHSTIGLDRERMGSDLFDACHHHILAQAKKKDLWSDNKDIWLVDSFHTDGHVVRLSAYRLIKQAILRLLNHLKRAHPFLFRQLQADSDLQALSAKLPSNPSPNDLEIGFSRLVVQAYNLLYWFESETVRPLFWSWSDRERQLTSLDLQALLYRILTENVCPQDPNDPQTPYKKRDRKERPQDRIISAVDPEVRTGAKSNTLKFLGDKVQVVTSASTGLVLNAEPIAGNEADGERLQELVNRVRQRQQVTPEAVVADSAYGYGRNRRAFATDKMLLVAPLKNVAKNQTGLFTNDQFHYDFQTKSVTCPVGQVTQRAARIDQGEGWQFKFAKATCADCPLRAKCTTSVRSGRTTFITDYYEEFQQAKAFNETEQGKQLLAARSAVERKNHEMKNHNGLGHTRFRTREKRRVDVKIVSIVVNIKQIVKQYGSLNLGFVRKKIPSPQGPRLRISQS; this is translated from the coding sequence ATGGTACATGTGAAGTATAAACAGTTTGATCAACTCTCATTTGCTGATATTGAAGTCTATTCCGTTTTACCGGAGCATCCCATTTGGAGCCGTGCCGAGGAACTTCTAGACTTCAGTTTTGCGGATCAGATCTGTGCACCGTTGTATGCTTCACGTGGAGCTAGACCTTATGCACCTTCCCTCAAACTCAAACTTCATATCGTACAGAGATACTATAATTTGTCTGATCGCCAACTCGAGGAACGGGTTATTGGCGATCTGTTCATTAAACGATTCCTAGGTCTGCCAGTCCGTTTTATTGGCTTTGACCATAGTACCATCGGGCTCGATAGGGAACGGATGGGCTCGGATCTCTTTGATGCATGCCATCACCATATCCTGGCTCAAGCTAAGAAAAAAGACTTATGGAGCGACAACAAAGACATTTGGCTGGTCGATTCGTTCCACACAGATGGGCATGTTGTGAGATTGTCCGCGTACCGACTCATTAAACAAGCCATCCTTCGGTTACTCAATCACTTAAAGCGCGCGCATCCCTTTCTCTTTCGGCAGCTTCAAGCCGACTCCGATTTGCAGGCCTTGTCTGCCAAACTTCCGTCAAATCCTTCACCCAATGATTTAGAGATCGGATTCAGCAGACTTGTGGTTCAAGCCTACAACTTACTTTATTGGTTCGAAAGTGAAACGGTTCGTCCGCTCTTCTGGTCGTGGTCCGATCGCGAGCGCCAATTGACTTCACTTGATCTTCAGGCGCTTCTGTATCGTATTTTGACGGAAAACGTTTGTCCTCAAGACCCAAACGATCCGCAAACTCCTTACAAAAAACGGGATCGCAAAGAACGTCCTCAAGATCGCATTATTAGCGCGGTGGATCCGGAAGTACGGACGGGAGCAAAATCCAATACCCTTAAATTCTTAGGCGATAAAGTCCAAGTCGTCACTTCCGCTAGTACCGGCCTCGTGTTGAACGCAGAGCCTATTGCAGGAAACGAGGCAGATGGTGAACGTCTGCAGGAGCTTGTGAACAGGGTTCGTCAGCGCCAGCAGGTAACTCCAGAAGCCGTTGTAGCCGATTCTGCTTATGGATACGGGCGTAACCGGCGGGCGTTTGCAACTGATAAGATGCTACTTGTAGCCCCACTCAAAAACGTCGCGAAAAACCAAACCGGTTTGTTTACAAATGACCAGTTCCACTACGATTTCCAAACAAAATCCGTAACCTGTCCTGTAGGGCAAGTGACGCAGCGTGCAGCCCGCATCGACCAAGGTGAAGGATGGCAATTCAAATTTGCCAAAGCGACCTGCGCAGACTGCCCTCTGCGAGCGAAATGCACAACCAGCGTTCGTAGTGGCCGAACCACTTTTATTACTGACTACTATGAAGAATTCCAGCAAGCCAAAGCATTCAACGAGACAGAACAAGGCAAACAGTTACTTGCCGCAAGATCTGCGGTGGAACGCAAAAACCATGAGATGAAAAACCACAACGGACTCGGCCATACTCGTTTTCGGACACGGGAGAAGCGGCGAGTGGATGTAAAAATCGTTAGCATCGTCGTTAACATAAAGCAAATAGTGAAACAATATGGATCCCTTAACTTGGGATTCGTTCGTAAGAAAATTCCATCCCCCCAAGGCCCACGTTTGAGGATTTCACAAAGTTGA